The following coding sequences are from one Aeromicrobium duanguangcaii window:
- a CDS encoding DUF5998 family protein has product MTQTKDRTKDLYESISRSGYYPEIISGALEDALAGEPVESFVVHHEPTFDREEIRRHMSVLVLTPSRLLLTHTDEHPGDTLLPKPYTSTSVEAVPLSRVAGVVVTRMVSTQTQQLEEALLTVSWGAVSRVELEPARCDDPECDADHGYAGTLTGDDFSLRLSAAAEGGAAVVGLLEFARTLTAATTVTAAR; this is encoded by the coding sequence GTGACCCAGACCAAGGACCGGACGAAGGACCTGTACGAGTCCATCTCGCGCAGCGGTTACTACCCCGAGATCATCTCCGGCGCCCTCGAGGACGCCCTGGCCGGTGAGCCGGTGGAGTCCTTCGTCGTGCACCACGAGCCCACCTTCGACCGCGAGGAGATCCGCCGGCACATGTCGGTGCTGGTCCTCACGCCGTCCCGTCTGCTGCTCACCCACACCGACGAGCACCCCGGCGACACCCTGCTGCCCAAGCCGTACACCTCGACCTCGGTCGAGGCCGTCCCGCTGTCGCGCGTGGCCGGTGTCGTCGTCACCCGGATGGTCTCGACGCAGACCCAGCAGCTCGAGGAGGCCCTGCTGACGGTCTCGTGGGGCGCGGTCTCGCGCGTCGAGCTCGAGCCGGCACGCTGTGACGACCCCGAGTGCGACGCCGACCACGGGTACGCCGGAACGCTGACCGGCGACGACTTCTCGTTGCGGCTCAGCGCCGCGGCCGAGGGTGGCGCCGCCGTCGTGGGCCTGCTCGAGTTCGCCCGGACCCTGACGGCCGCGACGACCGTCACCGCCGCCCGATGA
- a CDS encoding bifunctional acetate--CoA ligase family protein/GNAT family N-acetyltransferase encodes MPHPVPAWEADVLLKDGRVAQIRPIVPEDAPRFVAFYDRVSAESKYFRFFAPYPRLSDRDIARFTTVDHHQRVAFVVTQHDDIIAVGRYDAVSEDEAEVAFLVEDAHQGRGIGQLLLEHLAQAGRERGFTEFTAEVLPENVRMLQVFREMGYTISGTLEDGVQRLTFEINPTDSALGVMRSREQRAEAASIARIFGARSVAVVGASRRQGSIGQAMVRNLVLGDYGGTVYAVNSQAEAVSGLTAYPTVRDIPGEVEIAIVAVPAEHVNDVVLDCAAKGVHGLVVISAGFAEEGPEGRARQQELLHLCRTHGLRLIGPNCLGIINTAADVQLNASLSATMPPPGRAGFFCQSGALGSAILETVAARGLGLSTFVSAGNRADVSGNDLLQYWHQDDSTDVVLLYLESIGNPRKFSRLARRVSEVKPVVAVKSGRSTQGVPVGHAVRRSSAPQQAVDAMFRQAGVIQVDNLDEMFDVAQLLAHQPLPRGNRIAVVGNSDAVALIVTDAAKSQGLQVAPPIPLGANAGAEEFEVAIEAALARPDVDALVAVYTPPITTDSDAVANVLAAIGEQSDKPIVSTFLASKGIPVLLRVPDLEGGSAGRGSVPSYAAPEAAVKALARAVNYAEWAARDHGEYHVAAEHRSGDAKALIRDVLTIAPRGAVLSTEQVHYLLSCYGIDLWTWTNVHSKEEAIAAGEQLGWDVVLKAGSEHLRARPDLAHVWRGIHDADDMAIAWDEMTTWSGMRADTTFFVQRSAPDGVQVAFRATEDRLFGPLVSFGIAGAPSELLEDRSYGIPPLTDVDARSMISGIRAAPLLFGYQGSEQVDVGALEDIVLRLAALKDDLPEVVSLDLEPVLVNPDGYTALSARAKVIPSSDSRGDWFVRRLSQPDAAADTLGR; translated from the coding sequence GTGCCCCATCCCGTCCCCGCGTGGGAGGCCGATGTCCTGCTCAAGGACGGCCGCGTCGCGCAGATCCGCCCGATCGTGCCGGAGGATGCTCCCCGGTTCGTGGCCTTCTACGACCGGGTCTCGGCCGAGTCGAAGTACTTCCGGTTCTTCGCGCCGTATCCGCGTCTCTCGGATCGCGACATCGCGCGTTTCACCACCGTCGACCACCACCAGCGGGTCGCCTTCGTGGTGACCCAGCACGACGACATCATCGCCGTCGGCCGGTACGACGCGGTCTCTGAGGACGAGGCCGAGGTCGCCTTCCTCGTCGAGGACGCCCACCAGGGCCGCGGCATCGGTCAGCTGCTGCTCGAGCACCTGGCGCAGGCCGGTCGCGAGCGCGGCTTCACCGAGTTCACCGCCGAGGTGCTGCCCGAGAACGTCCGGATGCTCCAGGTCTTCCGCGAGATGGGCTACACGATCAGCGGCACCCTCGAGGACGGCGTCCAGCGCCTCACCTTCGAGATCAACCCGACCGACTCGGCGCTGGGCGTCATGCGCTCGCGCGAGCAGCGCGCCGAGGCGGCGTCCATCGCCCGCATCTTCGGAGCGCGCAGCGTCGCGGTCGTCGGCGCCAGCCGCCGCCAGGGATCGATCGGCCAGGCGATGGTGCGCAACCTCGTGCTGGGCGACTACGGCGGCACGGTCTACGCCGTCAACTCCCAGGCCGAGGCCGTCTCGGGCCTGACCGCCTACCCGACCGTCCGGGACATCCCCGGCGAGGTCGAGATCGCGATCGTCGCGGTGCCGGCCGAGCACGTCAACGACGTCGTCCTGGACTGCGCCGCCAAGGGCGTGCACGGACTCGTCGTGATCTCGGCGGGCTTCGCCGAGGAGGGCCCCGAGGGCCGCGCGCGCCAGCAGGAGCTGCTGCACCTGTGCCGCACCCACGGCCTGCGCCTGATCGGGCCGAACTGCCTCGGCATCATCAACACCGCCGCCGACGTGCAGCTCAACGCCTCGCTGTCGGCCACCATGCCGCCGCCCGGACGCGCGGGGTTCTTCTGCCAGTCCGGCGCCCTCGGCTCGGCGATCCTCGAGACCGTCGCCGCCCGCGGCCTGGGCCTGTCGACGTTCGTCTCCGCGGGCAACCGTGCCGACGTGTCCGGCAACGACCTGCTGCAGTACTGGCACCAGGACGACAGCACCGACGTGGTGCTGCTGTACCTGGAGTCCATCGGCAACCCGCGCAAGTTCTCGCGGCTCGCGCGGCGGGTCTCGGAGGTCAAGCCGGTCGTGGCCGTGAAGTCGGGCCGCTCCACCCAGGGTGTTCCCGTCGGACACGCCGTGCGCCGCAGCTCGGCGCCGCAGCAGGCCGTCGACGCGATGTTCCGCCAGGCCGGCGTGATCCAGGTCGACAACCTCGACGAGATGTTCGACGTCGCCCAGCTGCTGGCCCACCAGCCGCTGCCGCGCGGCAACCGCATCGCCGTCGTCGGCAACTCCGACGCCGTGGCGCTGATCGTCACCGATGCCGCGAAGTCCCAGGGCCTGCAGGTCGCGCCCCCGATCCCGCTGGGCGCCAACGCCGGTGCCGAGGAGTTCGAGGTCGCGATCGAGGCGGCCCTGGCCCGACCGGACGTCGACGCCCTGGTCGCGGTCTACACGCCGCCGATCACCACCGACAGCGACGCGGTCGCCAACGTCCTGGCCGCGATCGGCGAGCAGTCCGACAAGCCGATCGTCTCGACCTTCCTGGCCAGCAAGGGCATCCCGGTGCTGCTGCGCGTCCCCGACCTCGAGGGCGGCTCCGCCGGACGCGGCTCCGTGCCCTCCTACGCGGCCCCCGAGGCGGCCGTCAAGGCGCTCGCCCGCGCGGTCAACTACGCCGAGTGGGCGGCTCGCGACCACGGCGAGTACCACGTCGCCGCCGAGCACCGCTCCGGCGATGCGAAGGCGCTCATCCGCGACGTGCTCACGATCGCCCCGCGCGGCGCCGTGCTCTCGACGGAGCAGGTGCACTACCTGCTGTCCTGCTACGGGATCGACCTGTGGACCTGGACCAACGTCCACAGCAAGGAGGAGGCGATCGCGGCCGGCGAGCAGCTGGGCTGGGACGTCGTCCTGAAGGCCGGCAGCGAGCACCTGCGCGCCCGGCCCGACCTCGCGCACGTCTGGCGGGGGATCCACGACGCCGACGACATGGCGATCGCGTGGGACGAGATGACCACGTGGAGCGGCATGCGTGCCGACACGACCTTCTTCGTCCAGCGCTCGGCGCCCGACGGCGTGCAGGTGGCCTTCCGGGCCACCGAGGACCGTCTCTTCGGCCCGCTCGTCTCGTTCGGCATCGCCGGCGCCCCCAGCGAGCTGCTGGAGGACCGCAGCTACGGCATCCCGCCGCTGACCGATGTCGACGCGCGCTCGATGATCAGCGGGATCCGGGCCGCGCCGCTGCTGTTCGGCTACCAGGGCAGCGAGCAGGTCGACGTGGGTGCGCTCGAGGACATCGTCCTGCGCCTGGCGGCACTCAAGGACGACCTGCCCGAGGTCGTCTCCCTCGATCTGGAGCCGGTGCTGGTCAACCCCGACGGCTACACCGCCCTGAGCGCTCGCGCGAAGGTCATCCCGTCGTCCGACAGCCGCGGCGACTGGTTCGTCCGGCGGCTGAGCCAGCCCGATGCCGCGGCGGATACGCTGGGTCGGTGA
- a CDS encoding DNA gyrase/topoisomerase IV subunit A produces MTGSTTETADFEEHILDTDVGDEMRSSFLEYAYSVIYARALPDARDGLKPVQRRILYTMDEMGLRHDRPHVKSARPVGEVMGKLHPHGDSAIYDALVRLVQPWALRLPLLDGHGNFGSPDDPPAAMRYTEIRMDRSAEAMTASLDEDTVDFKPNYDGRLQEPTVLPAAIPHLLVNGASGIAVGMATNIAPHNLIEVVQALRHLIDHPDADLDALMRFVPGPDLPTGGKIVGLDGIRDAYATGNGSFKMRATTRVENVTPRKKGIIVTELPYNVGPEKIIESIKKLVQAKKIQGISDLKNLTDRKHGLRLVIEIKNGIVPEALLAQLYRQTPLESSFGINNVALVDGQPRTLGLREMLTVYLEHRIDVVRRRTTYRRGRAADRLHLVDGLMIAILDIDEVIQLIRGSDNRGEARGRLMSVFDLSELQADYILDLQLGRLTRFSRLELEKEADELRRTIEELDAILADEQVLRGHVGDELSQMAQQFGTPRRTVLLESAGVPALAAAGGSLEVPDDPCWVLLSSTGLVARTSDAEPLGTHGRRAKHDTVVAAVRATARGQVGVVTSAGTVHRLDVIDLPNLPPTADSPRLQGGVPLGELLNLDGDPLTLMNFDEDVPGLAMGTRDGVVKRVKPDHLTNRDSWELIRLEDGDRVVGAVPLATGDEELAFVTSEAQLLHFPASVVRPQGRSGGGVAGIKLGTGAHVVAFGAVSDIETAHVVTVAGSSSALPGTQAGSVKVTPLSVYPGKGRGTGGVRCQRLVRGEDALVFAWVGDGMPVAAAASGSPVDLPEVVEKRDASGTPVGQPIAGVSASASDLPGARNVSD; encoded by the coding sequence GTGACTGGATCCACTACCGAGACCGCGGACTTCGAGGAGCACATCCTCGACACCGACGTCGGCGACGAGATGCGCTCCAGCTTCCTCGAGTACGCCTACTCGGTGATCTACGCCCGAGCCCTGCCCGACGCGCGTGACGGACTCAAGCCCGTGCAGCGGCGCATCCTCTACACGATGGACGAGATGGGCCTGCGCCACGACCGTCCCCACGTCAAGAGCGCCCGCCCCGTCGGCGAGGTCATGGGCAAGCTGCACCCGCACGGCGACAGCGCGATCTACGACGCGCTGGTCCGCCTCGTCCAGCCGTGGGCGCTGCGCCTGCCGCTGCTGGACGGGCACGGCAACTTCGGCTCGCCCGACGATCCGCCGGCCGCCATGCGTTACACCGAGATCCGCATGGACCGCTCCGCCGAGGCGATGACGGCCTCGCTCGACGAGGACACCGTCGATTTCAAGCCCAACTACGACGGCCGGCTGCAGGAGCCCACGGTGCTCCCGGCGGCGATCCCCCACCTCCTGGTCAACGGCGCCTCGGGCATCGCGGTCGGCATGGCCACCAACATCGCCCCGCACAACCTCATCGAGGTCGTCCAGGCGCTGCGCCACCTGATCGACCACCCGGACGCCGATCTCGACGCCCTCATGCGGTTCGTGCCTGGGCCCGACCTGCCCACGGGCGGCAAGATCGTCGGCCTCGACGGCATCCGCGACGCCTACGCGACGGGCAACGGCTCCTTCAAGATGCGGGCCACCACGCGGGTCGAGAACGTGACGCCGCGCAAGAAGGGCATCATCGTCACCGAGCTGCCCTACAACGTCGGCCCCGAGAAGATCATCGAGTCGATCAAGAAGCTGGTCCAGGCCAAGAAGATCCAGGGCATCTCGGACCTGAAGAACCTCACCGACCGCAAGCACGGCCTGCGCCTGGTCATCGAGATCAAGAACGGCATCGTCCCCGAGGCGCTCCTGGCCCAGCTCTACCGCCAGACGCCACTGGAGTCCTCGTTCGGCATCAACAACGTCGCGCTCGTCGACGGCCAGCCGCGGACCCTCGGCCTGCGCGAGATGCTGACGGTCTACCTCGAGCACCGCATCGACGTCGTCCGGCGCCGCACCACCTACCGTCGCGGCAGGGCGGCCGACCGCCTGCACCTGGTCGACGGACTGATGATCGCCATCCTCGACATCGACGAGGTCATCCAGCTGATCCGCGGGTCCGACAACCGCGGCGAGGCGCGCGGGCGGCTCATGTCCGTGTTCGACCTGTCCGAGCTGCAGGCCGACTACATCCTCGACCTCCAGCTGGGCCGCCTGACCCGCTTCTCGCGCCTCGAACTGGAGAAGGAGGCCGACGAGCTGCGCCGCACCATCGAGGAGCTGGACGCGATCCTGGCCGACGAGCAGGTGCTGCGGGGTCACGTCGGCGACGAGCTGTCCCAGATGGCCCAGCAGTTCGGCACGCCGCGACGCACCGTCCTGCTGGAGTCGGCCGGTGTCCCCGCGCTCGCGGCCGCCGGCGGCTCGCTCGAGGTGCCCGACGACCCGTGCTGGGTCCTGCTCTCCTCGACCGGCCTGGTGGCCCGCACGTCCGACGCCGAGCCGCTCGGCACCCACGGCCGGCGCGCCAAGCACGACACCGTCGTGGCCGCCGTCCGCGCCACCGCGCGCGGCCAGGTCGGCGTCGTCACCTCGGCCGGCACCGTTCACCGCCTCGACGTCATCGACCTGCCGAACCTGCCCCCGACCGCGGACTCGCCGCGGCTGCAGGGTGGGGTCCCGCTGGGCGAGCTGCTGAACCTCGACGGCGACCCGCTCACGCTGATGAACTTCGACGAGGACGTCCCGGGCCTGGCCATGGGCACCCGTGACGGAGTCGTCAAGCGGGTCAAGCCCGACCACCTGACGAACCGGGACTCCTGGGAGCTCATCCGCCTCGAGGACGGCGACCGCGTCGTCGGCGCCGTTCCGCTGGCCACGGGCGACGAGGAGCTCGCGTTCGTCACGTCCGAGGCACAGCTGCTGCACTTCCCGGCCTCCGTCGTGCGACCGCAGGGTCGCAGTGGCGGTGGCGTCGCGGGCATCAAGCTCGGCACGGGCGCCCACGTCGTGGCCTTCGGCGCCGTCTCGGACATCGAGACCGCCCACGTGGTCACCGTCGCGGGCAGCTCATCGGCCCTGCCGGGCACCCAGGCCGGCTCGGTCAAGGTGACTCCCCTGTCGGTCTACCCGGGCAAGGGACGAGGCACCGGCGGTGTCCGCTGCCAGCGCCTGGTCCGCGGTGAGGACGCGCTGGTCTTCGCGTGGGTCGGCGACGGAATGCCGGTCGCGGCGGCCGCGAGCGGCTCCCCCGTCGACCTGCCCGAGGTGGTCGAGAAGCGCGACGCCTCCGGCACTCCGGTGGGCCAGCCGATCGCCGGTGTCTCGGCATCCGCGTCGGACCTGCCGGGTGCCAGAAACGTGTCAGACTGA
- a CDS encoding LppX_LprAFG lipoprotein, with protein MFSRLLTATLLSSTLLLTACTGDDADSGDAAERLDTAAQALTEAESLDISLATSSLPDGVRGLLSAKGVGDHSPAFSGNVKIVAGGATIAAEVIAVDDKVYAKTGFSPVWAPLDPKSLGAPDPADLLGSDADSGLAGLLKVTTDVETGDKSRDGDTVLTEIEGDIPGDRIAALIPTADQNESFDVVYRLTDDDELHDAKITGPFYGDEDVTYTVELQPRDEPADITAP; from the coding sequence GTGTTCTCTCGACTGCTGACCGCCACGCTGCTGAGCAGCACCCTGCTGCTGACCGCTTGCACCGGTGACGACGCCGACTCCGGCGACGCCGCCGAGCGCCTCGACACGGCCGCGCAGGCCCTCACCGAAGCGGAGTCCCTGGACATCTCGCTGGCCACGTCGTCGCTGCCCGACGGCGTGCGCGGACTGCTGTCCGCGAAGGGCGTGGGCGACCACTCCCCCGCCTTCAGCGGCAACGTCAAGATCGTGGCCGGCGGCGCCACGATCGCCGCCGAGGTCATCGCGGTCGACGACAAGGTCTACGCCAAGACCGGCTTCTCGCCGGTGTGGGCGCCGCTCGATCCGAAGAGCCTGGGCGCGCCCGACCCCGCCGACCTGCTCGGCTCCGACGCCGATTCCGGCCTGGCGGGCCTGCTGAAGGTCACCACCGACGTCGAGACCGGCGACAAGTCCCGCGACGGCGACACCGTGCTGACCGAGATCGAGGGCGACATCCCCGGCGACCGGATCGCCGCCCTGATCCCGACGGCCGACCAGAACGAGAGCTTCGACGTCGTCTACCGACTCACCGACGACGACGAGCTGCACGACGCCAAGATCACCGGCCCGTTCTACGGGGACGAGGACGTCACCTACACCGTGGAGCTGCAGCCGCGCGACGAGCCCGCCGACATCACCGCCCCCTGA
- a CDS encoding MFS transporter: MKELASRGLLALAAVAIGFAAADTYVVVLALPDMMTAAGLTVAELQRAAPIISGFLLGYVAVLPLIGRVSDLRGRVPVLTGCLVVFAIGSVITAAGYDLPTIVLGRLIQGIGGGGLIPPTLALIADTWPAERRGMPLGIIGAVQELGSVVGPLWGAAILAFGTWHDIFWLNAAVGLAIAAAMLRHRPAERTRRGFDLWGLILVGIASACLLLVMMEPESLTTGVTSGLAFLPVTGDSRWLTPLALAGYAFLVAFVVRQATAARPLLAWRGWGEIARETDLWGAAALTVALGAVIVTFASAEPEQAVLADDAVVLLPIAALALAAFVWRGRRAANPLIPRGSLTATPAWGSIAVSFFVGAALIAALVDIPFFARLTIAPDDQLEAALVLVRFLVALPVGAVLGGWLLRHVPAGPLTAAALTLSGACFLVMGSWDAQSLESFSSTVVLAACGFGFGLALAPVNAALLEHTAAEVHGLASALLVVARMVGMLIGISALTTIGLRAFRGAVAKIPSVESLCDGESTACGAYTSAMRDAGIAQLQAVFTGAAVAAFIAAALALLLLRRRDIFSS, from the coding sequence ATGAAGGAGCTCGCGTCGCGCGGGTTGCTGGCGCTCGCGGCGGTGGCGATCGGCTTCGCCGCCGCCGACACGTACGTCGTCGTGCTGGCCCTGCCGGACATGATGACGGCCGCCGGCCTCACGGTCGCCGAGCTGCAGCGCGCCGCGCCCATCATCTCGGGCTTCCTGCTGGGGTACGTCGCCGTGCTCCCGCTGATCGGACGGGTCTCGGACCTGCGCGGACGCGTCCCGGTGCTGACCGGCTGCCTCGTGGTCTTCGCCATCGGATCGGTCATCACGGCCGCCGGGTACGACCTTCCCACCATCGTGCTGGGCCGATTGATCCAGGGCATCGGCGGTGGCGGGCTGATCCCGCCCACGCTGGCCCTGATCGCCGACACCTGGCCGGCCGAGCGCCGCGGGATGCCGCTGGGCATCATCGGCGCCGTCCAGGAGCTGGGCAGCGTCGTCGGCCCGCTCTGGGGCGCCGCGATCCTCGCCTTCGGCACGTGGCACGACATCTTCTGGCTCAACGCCGCCGTCGGGCTGGCCATCGCCGCGGCGATGCTGCGTCACCGGCCGGCGGAGCGCACGCGCCGGGGGTTCGACCTCTGGGGGCTGATCCTGGTCGGGATCGCGTCGGCCTGTCTGCTGCTGGTGATGATGGAACCGGAGTCGCTCACCACCGGCGTGACCAGCGGCCTGGCGTTCCTGCCGGTCACCGGCGACTCGCGCTGGCTCACTCCCCTGGCGCTCGCCGGCTACGCGTTCCTGGTCGCCTTCGTCGTGCGTCAGGCCACCGCGGCCCGCCCGCTGCTCGCCTGGCGTGGCTGGGGCGAGATCGCGCGCGAGACCGACCTGTGGGGCGCCGCGGCACTGACGGTGGCGCTCGGCGCCGTCATCGTGACCTTCGCGAGTGCCGAGCCCGAGCAGGCCGTGCTGGCCGACGACGCCGTCGTGCTGCTGCCGATCGCCGCACTCGCCCTGGCCGCGTTCGTGTGGCGCGGCCGGCGCGCCGCGAACCCGCTGATCCCGCGCGGCTCCCTCACGGCGACGCCCGCGTGGGGGTCGATCGCCGTCTCGTTCTTCGTCGGCGCCGCCCTGATCGCCGCCCTGGTCGACATCCCGTTCTTCGCCCGCCTCACGATCGCCCCGGACGATCAGCTCGAAGCCGCATTGGTGCTCGTGCGGTTCCTGGTCGCCCTGCCCGTCGGCGCCGTGCTGGGCGGGTGGCTGTTGCGCCACGTGCCCGCCGGTCCCCTGACCGCCGCCGCCCTCACCCTGTCGGGCGCCTGCTTCCTGGTGATGGGCTCGTGGGACGCGCAGTCGCTGGAGTCCTTCTCGTCCACCGTCGTGCTGGCCGCGTGTGGCTTCGGCTTCGGCCTGGCGCTCGCGCCGGTGAACGCCGCACTGCTCGAGCACACGGCTGCCGAGGTGCACGGACTGGCCAGCGCTCTGCTCGTCGTCGCTCGCATGGTCGGGATGCTGATCGGCATCTCGGCACTGACCACCATCGGGCTGCGCGCCTTCCGCGGCGCGGTCGCGAAGATCCCCTCGGTCGAGAGCCTGTGCGACGGTGAGTCGACCGCGTGCGGGGCCTACACCAGCGCGATGCGCGACGCCGGGATCGCGCAATTGCAGGCGGTCTTCACCGGCGCGGCCGTCGCCGCCTTCATCGCCGCGGCCCTCGCCCTGCTGTTGCTGCGTCGTCGCGATATTTTTTCCTCATGA
- a CDS encoding beta-class carbonic anhydrase, which produces MTSTFDDLLEANRRYAQTHEGGFDGIAQAGVLMVTCMDSRIDPLAVIGLKPGDAKILRNPGGRVTDQVLVAIVLGVSLLKVERVVVMEHTRCAMASSTEADVKAKIGEKSGTDASWMTIGVIEDQESTVRADVNRVRSHPLVPDSVEVGGFIYDVDTGLMTPVD; this is translated from the coding sequence ATGACCAGCACTTTCGACGATCTTCTCGAGGCAAACCGGCGCTACGCCCAGACCCATGAGGGAGGCTTCGACGGCATCGCCCAGGCCGGCGTCCTCATGGTGACCTGCATGGACTCGCGCATCGATCCCCTGGCGGTGATCGGGCTCAAGCCCGGCGACGCCAAGATCCTGCGCAACCCCGGCGGCCGCGTCACCGACCAGGTCCTCGTGGCGATCGTCCTGGGCGTCTCGTTGCTCAAGGTCGAGCGCGTGGTCGTCATGGAGCACACCCGCTGCGCGATGGCCTCCTCCACGGAGGCCGACGTCAAGGCCAAGATCGGCGAGAAGAGCGGCACCGACGCCTCCTGGATGACGATCGGCGTCATCGAGGACCAGGAGTCCACGGTCCGCGCCGACGTCAACCGGGTGCGCAGCCACCCGCTCGTGCCCGACTCGGTCGAGGTCGGCGGCTTCATCTACGACGTCGACACGGGCCTGATGACGCCCGTCGACTGA
- a CDS encoding DNA gyrase/topoisomerase IV subunit B has product MAGGEPDQEEQDISTYDARNLLVLEGLEAVRKRPGMYIGSTDTRGLMHCLWEIIDNSVDEALGGHGSHIGVILYADGSVEVRDDGRGVPVDIEPKTGLTGVEVVYTKLHAGGKFGGGSYNATGGLHGVGASVVNALSERLDVEVDKGGATWAMSFRRGTPGVFAGDGADADFTPDNTLRKIGKVAKSRTGTRVRYWADPQIFIKGAKFSYEDLVGRARQTSFLVPGLRIVIRDERGEEPREEEFFHEGGISEFCDFLAPDAPVCDVLRIQGEDTFVETVPVLDTKGHMTPQDVERTLGVDIALRWGTDYDTVMKSFVNIIATPKGGTHVSGFERGITKTFNEVLRNTRLLKNGDPDVSKEDVLEGITAVVTVNLAEPQFEGQTKEVLGTPAVTRIVNKIVTRELSAFLTTTKTAQKAKARQVMEKVVGASRTRLAARQQRDAQRRKNALESSALPAKLADCRSTDIERSELFIVEGDSALGTAKSARDAEFQALLPIRGKILNVQKASIGDMLKNAECSSIIQVVGAGSGRTFDLDAARYGRIIFMADADSDGAHIRCLLATLFFRYMRPMVEAGRVYTAVPPLHRIELVSPKKGQDKYIYTYSDAELQRTLAQLKKRNVRWKDAPQRYKGLGEMDADQLAETTMDPRHRTLRRLTVDDAEASAEVFELLMGNEVPPRKEFIIQGAYEIDSELIDA; this is encoded by the coding sequence GTGGCAGGTGGGGAACCTGATCAGGAGGAACAGGACATTTCGACTTACGACGCACGCAATCTGCTCGTCCTCGAGGGACTCGAAGCGGTGCGCAAGCGGCCCGGCATGTACATCGGCTCGACCGACACGCGTGGGCTCATGCACTGCCTGTGGGAGATCATCGACAACTCCGTCGACGAGGCGCTCGGCGGCCACGGCTCGCACATCGGCGTCATCCTGTACGCCGACGGATCCGTCGAGGTCCGTGACGACGGCCGTGGCGTCCCGGTCGACATCGAGCCCAAGACCGGCCTGACCGGCGTCGAGGTCGTCTACACCAAGCTGCACGCCGGCGGAAAGTTCGGCGGCGGGTCCTACAACGCCACCGGCGGCCTGCACGGCGTCGGCGCCTCGGTCGTCAACGCGCTGTCCGAGCGACTCGACGTCGAGGTCGACAAGGGCGGCGCCACATGGGCCATGTCGTTCCGACGCGGCACGCCCGGCGTCTTCGCCGGTGACGGCGCCGACGCGGACTTCACCCCCGACAACACGTTGCGCAAGATCGGCAAGGTCGCCAAGTCGCGCACCGGTACCCGCGTGCGCTACTGGGCCGACCCCCAGATCTTCATCAAGGGCGCGAAGTTCTCCTATGAGGATCTCGTGGGCCGCGCCCGCCAGACCTCCTTCCTCGTTCCGGGGCTGCGCATCGTCATCCGCGACGAGCGGGGCGAGGAGCCGCGCGAGGAAGAGTTCTTCCACGAGGGCGGCATCTCGGAGTTCTGCGACTTCCTGGCACCCGACGCGCCGGTGTGCGACGTCCTGCGCATCCAGGGCGAGGACACCTTCGTCGAGACCGTCCCGGTGCTCGACACCAAGGGTCACATGACCCCGCAGGACGTCGAGCGGACCCTGGGCGTCGACATCGCCCTGCGGTGGGGCACGGACTACGACACGGTGATGAAGTCGTTCGTCAACATCATCGCCACGCCCAAGGGCGGCACGCACGTCTCCGGGTTCGAGCGCGGCATCACCAAGACCTTCAACGAGGTGCTCCGCAACACCCGGCTGCTCAAGAACGGCGATCCGGACGTCTCGAAGGAGGACGTGCTCGAGGGCATCACCGCCGTCGTCACCGTCAACCTCGCCGAGCCGCAGTTCGAGGGGCAGACGAAGGAGGTGCTGGGCACCCCGGCGGTCACCCGCATTGTCAACAAGATCGTCACGCGCGAGCTCAGCGCCTTCCTCACGACCACCAAGACGGCCCAGAAGGCCAAGGCCCGCCAGGTCATGGAGAAGGTCGTCGGCGCGTCTCGCACGCGGCTGGCGGCTCGTCAGCAGCGCGACGCCCAGCGCCGCAAGAACGCGCTCGAGTCCAGCGCGCTGCCGGCGAAGCTCGCCGACTGCCGCAGCACGGACATCGAGCGCTCCGAGCTGTTCATCGTGGAGGGCGACTCGGCCCTCGGTACCGCGAAGTCGGCGCGCGACGCCGAGTTCCAGGCGCTGCTGCCGATCCGGGGCAAGATCCTCAACGTCCAGAAGGCCAGCATCGGCGACATGCTCAAGAACGCCGAGTGCTCGTCGATCATCCAGGTCGTCGGCGCGGGCTCGGGACGGACATTCGACCTCGACGCCGCCCGCTACGGACGCATCATCTTCATGGCCGACGCCGACTCCGACGGCGCCCACATCCGCTGCCTGCTGGCGACGCTGTTCTTCCGGTACATGCGCCCCATGGTCGAGGCCGGTCGCGTCTACACCGCCGTGCCGCCGCTGCACCGCATCGAGCTCGTCTCGCCCAAGAAGGGGCAGGACAAGTACATCTACACGTACTCCGACGCCGAGCTGCAGCGCACGCTGGCCCAGCTGAAGAAGCGCAACGTCCGTTGGAAGGACGCGCCGCAGCGCTACAAGGGCCTGGGCGAGATGGATGCCGACCAGCTGGCCGAGACCACGATGGACCCGCGCCACCGCACGCTGCGACGCCTCACCGTCGACGACGCCGAGGCATCGGCCGAGGTCTTCGAGCTGCTCATGGGCAACGAGGTGCCGCCGCGCAAGGAGTTCATCATCCAGGGCGCCTACGAGATCGACAGCGAGCTGATCGACGCCTGA